A window of Halomonas sp. H10-9-1 contains these coding sequences:
- a CDS encoding putative nucleotidyltransferase substrate binding domain-containing protein codes for MVDLDLSQPPFMLLDDAGRERVRQGVDLAYFDRDEIILEAGQPGEYVFLIHKGEVAEIDTTQPAARDRLGHYTRGDLFGAISILNGKSRYRFRAEQESLCYLLPKALFLELCDDYPPFAEFFRQTLAHKARLLTEQRAEGGVTMAGFMLATVDECMREPLVVPAATTIAGAVATINERRADSLLVARDGGHGMVTKTDLLNALVVDERGRDCPLEGLGRAELITVTPGQYLFEALVVMTRHKVERVVVVKGKTPVGVVELTDVLSYFSSRSYVVSLQVEQAESLEALAAASRRTPELVSALMAQGVKLRFAMGLLAALNGRIINKAWGFLVDERYHGDSCLMVMGSEGRGEQILKTDQDNGLILSDDLEWPDCAEQMQRLTETLIELGYPPCPGHIMVSNPEWVGTVSQWQRRIARWIEARDGDSLMKLAIMLDSHAVAGNPALLDRVRDDLFAQCAGNELLLSYFARTILRFSTPLTLFGSLKRPQHGIDIKKGGIFPIVHGVRVMALERGIRPTSTLERLETLAAAGRLEPRFAEDLAEALSLFTELRLKQQLARREDDDESGNPDRVVVQELSSLERDLLREALHIVKDFKQRLSHRFHLEYS; via the coding sequence ATGGTCGATCTCGATCTTTCCCAGCCGCCGTTCATGCTGCTCGACGACGCCGGTCGTGAGCGCGTGCGTCAGGGTGTCGACCTGGCCTACTTCGACCGCGACGAGATCATCCTCGAGGCGGGACAGCCCGGCGAGTACGTGTTCCTGATCCACAAGGGCGAGGTGGCCGAGATCGATACCACCCAGCCGGCGGCCCGGGACCGCCTAGGTCATTACACCCGGGGTGACCTGTTCGGTGCCATCAGCATCCTCAACGGCAAGAGCCGCTATCGTTTCCGCGCCGAGCAGGAGAGCCTCTGCTACCTGCTGCCCAAGGCGCTGTTTCTCGAGCTTTGCGACGACTACCCGCCGTTCGCCGAGTTCTTCCGCCAGACGTTGGCCCACAAGGCCCGCCTGCTCACCGAGCAGCGCGCCGAGGGCGGGGTGACCATGGCCGGCTTCATGCTCGCGACGGTGGACGAATGCATGCGCGAGCCGCTGGTGGTGCCCGCCGCCACGACCATCGCCGGGGCCGTGGCCACCATCAACGAGAGGCGCGCCGATTCGCTGCTGGTGGCGCGTGACGGCGGCCACGGGATGGTGACCAAGACCGATCTGCTCAATGCCCTGGTGGTGGACGAGCGTGGCCGCGACTGCCCGCTGGAGGGGCTGGGGCGGGCCGAGCTGATCACGGTGACACCGGGCCAGTACCTGTTCGAGGCGCTGGTGGTCATGACCCGCCACAAGGTAGAGCGGGTGGTGGTGGTGAAGGGGAAGACGCCGGTGGGGGTGGTGGAGCTGACCGACGTACTCAGCTACTTCTCCAGCCGCAGCTATGTGGTCAGCCTGCAGGTGGAGCAGGCGGAGAGCCTCGAGGCACTGGCCGCTGCCAGTCGCCGCACGCCTGAGCTGGTCAGTGCGCTGATGGCCCAGGGGGTCAAGCTGCGCTTCGCCATGGGGCTGCTCGCGGCCCTCAACGGGCGCATCATCAACAAGGCCTGGGGCTTCCTGGTGGATGAGCGCTACCACGGCGACAGTTGCCTGATGGTGATGGGCAGCGAGGGGCGCGGCGAGCAGATTCTCAAGACCGACCAGGACAATGGCCTGATCCTGTCCGATGACCTGGAGTGGCCCGACTGCGCCGAGCAGATGCAGCGCCTGACCGAGACCCTGATCGAGCTGGGCTATCCGCCCTGTCCCGGCCATATCATGGTCTCCAACCCCGAATGGGTGGGCACGGTCAGCCAGTGGCAACGGCGCATCGCCCGCTGGATCGAGGCCCGTGACGGCGACAGCCTGATGAAGCTGGCGATCATGCTCGACTCCCATGCGGTAGCGGGCAACCCGGCACTGCTCGACCGCGTGCGTGATGATCTCTTCGCCCAGTGTGCCGGCAACGAACTGCTGCTTTCCTACTTCGCCCGCACCATCCTGCGCTTCTCCACGCCGCTGACCCTGTTTGGCTCGCTCAAGCGGCCCCAGCACGGCATCGACATCAAGAAGGGGGGCATCTTCCCCATCGTCCACGGCGTGCGGGTGATGGCCCTGGAGCGCGGCATCCGGCCCACCTCGACCCTGGAGCGCCTGGAGACCCTGGCCGCCGCCGGCCGCCTGGAGCCACGCTTCGCCGAGGACCTGGCCGAGGCGCTGTCGCTGTTCACCGAGTTGCGCCTCAAGCAGCAGCTGGCCCGGCGCGAGGACGATGACGAGAGCGGTAACCCCGACCGGGTCGTGGTCCAGGAGCTCTCGTCGCTGGAGCGTGACCTGTTGCGCGAGGCGCTGCATATCGTCAAGGACTTCAAGCAGCGACTCTCGCACCGCTTCCACCTGGAGTACTCATGA
- a CDS encoding 3'-5' exonuclease produces the protein MLKTLRRVADQRRHANGEYAWLFHPYTGDEMVVIDTETTGLDTRTAELVSIAAVRVRGDRILTSDSLDLRLRRPDSLTGDSIRIHGLRGMDLDNGESLDVALERLLDFVGNRPLVGWHLGFDLAILNRELRPRFGFELPNATVDVAQLWRRRLRRRHPQIDSRPRFEAVAERLGVPVMGRHTALGDAVTTALMFLRLERGHDTGDQLA, from the coding sequence ATGCTCAAGACCCTGAGGCGTGTCGCCGACCAGCGACGCCATGCCAACGGCGAGTACGCCTGGCTGTTTCACCCCTATACCGGGGACGAGATGGTGGTGATCGACACCGAGACCACCGGCCTGGATACCCGCACTGCCGAGCTGGTGTCGATTGCTGCGGTGCGGGTGCGTGGTGACCGCATCCTGACCAGCGACTCCCTGGACCTGCGCCTGAGGCGCCCCGATTCGCTGACCGGCGACTCCATTCGTATCCACGGCCTGCGCGGCATGGATCTCGATAACGGCGAGAGCCTCGACGTGGCCCTGGAGCGGCTGCTCGACTTCGTCGGCAATCGCCCGCTGGTGGGCTGGCACCTGGGGTTCGACCTGGCGATCCTGAACCGCGAGCTGCGCCCGCGCTTCGGCTTCGAGCTGCCCAACGCCACCGTGGACGTGGCCCAGCTGTGGCGCCGCCGGCTGCGTCGCCGCCACCCGCAGATCGACAGCCGGCCGCGTTTCGAGGCTGTGGCCGAGCGACTGGGCGTGCCGGTGATGGGGCGTCACACCGCCCTGGGCGACGCCGTCACCACCGCGCTGATGTTCCTGCGCCTGGAGCGGGGCCATGACACCGGCGACCAGTTGGCCTGA
- the ttcA gene encoding tRNA 2-thiocytidine(32) synthetase TtcA, which produces MQDAVTFDPRALASAIQESAPQEPAIQEDTEALDARARREFNKLHKRLRRQVGNAIIDYGMIHEGDRVMVCLSGGKDSYTLLEILRSLQRNAPVAFSLVAVNLDQKQPGFPEHVLPEYLEGTGVEYHILERDTYSVVKEKTPEGKTTCALCSRLRRGSLYGFAEEIGATKIALGHHREDILETLFLNMFFGGSLKAMPPKLLSDDGRNIVIRPLAYCREEDIAEFARQMAFPIIPCNLCGSQPNLQRQVVKEMLAEWEAKHPGRLESMFKAVTNVAPSQLADRDLFDFAGLEEKQARMQASRIDIQQEL; this is translated from the coding sequence ATGCAAGACGCCGTGACCTTCGACCCCCGCGCCCTCGCTTCCGCTATCCAGGAAAGCGCCCCGCAAGAGCCCGCCATCCAGGAAGACACCGAGGCCCTCGATGCCCGGGCAAGGCGCGAGTTCAACAAATTGCACAAGCGCCTGCGACGCCAGGTGGGCAATGCGATCATCGACTACGGGATGATCCATGAGGGGGATCGGGTGATGGTCTGCCTCTCCGGGGGCAAGGATAGCTACACCCTGCTCGAGATCCTGCGCAGCCTACAGCGCAACGCCCCGGTGGCGTTCTCGCTGGTGGCGGTCAACCTCGACCAGAAGCAGCCCGGCTTCCCTGAGCACGTGCTGCCCGAGTACCTGGAAGGCACCGGCGTCGAGTACCATATCCTCGAGCGTGACACCTACTCGGTGGTCAAGGAGAAGACGCCCGAGGGCAAGACCACCTGCGCGCTCTGCTCGCGGCTGCGGCGGGGCTCCCTGTACGGTTTCGCCGAGGAGATCGGGGCCACCAAGATCGCCTTGGGCCATCACCGCGAGGATATCCTCGAGACGCTGTTCCTCAACATGTTCTTCGGTGGCAGCCTCAAGGCGATGCCGCCCAAGCTGCTCTCCGACGATGGTCGCAATATCGTCATCCGCCCGCTGGCCTACTGCCGCGAGGAGGATATCGCCGAGTTCGCCCGGCAGATGGCCTTTCCGATCATTCCCTGCAACTTGTGTGGCTCCCAACCCAACCTGCAGCGCCAGGTCGTCAAGGAAATGCTGGCCGAGTGGGAGGCGAAGCATCCCGGGCGCCTGGAGAGCATGTTCAAGGCGGTGACCAACGTCGCCCCCTCGCAGCTGGCCGATCGCGACCTGTTCGACTTCGCCGGGCTGGAGGAGAAGCAGGCCAGGATGCAGGCCAGCCGGATCGATATCCAGCAAGAGCTGTAA
- the fnr gene encoding fumarate/nitrate reduction transcriptional regulator Fnr, with translation MADTLTGRRRSVLQETRCQTCSLSSLCLPLALEVEDMDQFDAIIRRRAPLKKGEALFRQDSPFTSVFAVRSGSLKQVTTEGSGEDQLTNFYLPSELVGLDGIDEQHYPGTVVALETTTVCEIPFDRLDHLSESLPELRGQLYRSMSKELRADRRMMRLLSRKTADQRLASFFTSLSERFRRRGYSPYSFRLSMSRADIGNYLGLAVETVSRILGRFQTQGVVAVSGREVNILDLPALTRLAEEEGAH, from the coding sequence ATGGCGGACACCCTCACCGGCCGACGGCGCTCGGTGCTACAGGAGACGCGCTGTCAGACCTGCAGCCTGAGCTCGCTCTGCCTGCCTCTGGCGCTGGAGGTGGAGGACATGGACCAGTTCGACGCCATCATCCGGCGCCGCGCACCACTCAAGAAGGGCGAGGCGCTGTTCCGCCAGGACAGCCCCTTCACCAGCGTCTTCGCGGTTCGCTCGGGTAGCCTCAAGCAGGTGACCACCGAGGGCAGCGGCGAGGACCAGCTGACCAATTTCTACCTGCCCAGCGAGCTGGTGGGCCTCGACGGCATCGACGAGCAGCACTACCCGGGCACCGTGGTAGCACTGGAGACCACCACCGTCTGCGAAATCCCCTTCGATCGCCTCGACCACCTCTCGGAGTCGTTGCCGGAGTTGCGCGGTCAGCTCTACCGCAGCATGAGCAAGGAGCTGCGTGCCGACCGCCGCATGATGCGCCTGCTGTCACGCAAGACCGCGGACCAGCGCCTGGCCAGCTTCTTCACCAGCCTCTCCGAGCGCTTCCGCCGCCGCGGCTACTCTCCCTACAGCTTCCGTCTCTCCATGTCCCGGGCCGATATCGGCAACTACCTGGGCCTGGCGGTGGAGACGGTGAGCCGCATCCTCGGCCGCTTCCAGACCCAGGGCGTGGTGGCCGTCTCCGGCCGCGAGGTCAATATCCTCGACCTGCCGGCGCTCACCCGCCTGGCCGAGGAGGAGGGGGCGCACTAA
- a CDS encoding radical SAM protein yields the protein MSVHAKRTAPQGASSPPREPLPGAGDLVSATEVAYPAPHHYHPGVAAPALEAALAERPADASLAVRVRLPFCRHACRFCASLCVPSHDSRQAEPYLTRLDREMVLARRRLSGLPPVSRLHWGGGTPTFLTLDQMSDLFDRLDARLGLSAARERDFSIELDPREADMLTLRHLQALGFNRLSLGVHELDPRVQRAINRIQPRALTEALVDEADRLGFRELTLSLMLGLPFQTPQALADTLEQVLGMAPARIRLHRYNHRPERHLAQRAIHRDWLPDAATRRQLLAVARAHLEASGYVHIGLGLFARRDDRLAQSRASGTLGHGPLGFTQDTAGDLLGLGLGATSRIGELWVRNTDTLASYEGALDASRLPTARGIRLTPDQQHHRAILEALLCGRSVDPAVLSTGTDLEALCSEGLVDLAAGRVALTAEGHWRLPRILEALAPPPGP from the coding sequence ATGTCCGTTCACGCCAAGCGCACTGCCCCCCAAGGGGCCTCGAGCCCGCCTCGAGAGCCGCTGCCCGGCGCGGGCGATCTGGTATCGGCCACCGAGGTCGCCTATCCCGCGCCCCACCACTATCACCCGGGCGTCGCTGCTCCCGCGCTGGAGGCGGCCCTCGCCGAGCGCCCGGCCGATGCCTCCCTCGCGGTAAGGGTGCGCCTGCCCTTCTGCCGTCATGCCTGCCGCTTCTGCGCCAGCCTGTGCGTGCCCTCCCACGACAGTCGCCAGGCGGAACCCTACCTGACGCGACTCGACCGCGAGATGGTGCTGGCCCGGCGCCGGCTAAGCGGACTGCCCCCGGTGTCACGCCTGCACTGGGGCGGCGGGACGCCGACATTCCTCACCCTGGACCAGATGAGCGACCTCTTCGATCGCCTGGACGCCCGCCTGGGGCTCTCCGCTGCCCGGGAGCGCGACTTCAGCATCGAACTCGACCCCCGCGAGGCCGACATGCTCACCCTGCGCCACCTCCAGGCGCTGGGCTTCAATCGCCTCAGCCTGGGCGTGCATGAGCTCGACCCCCGGGTACAGCGGGCGATCAACCGCATCCAGCCCCGGGCACTGACCGAGGCGCTGGTCGATGAGGCCGACCGACTGGGCTTCCGGGAACTGACCCTGTCGCTGATGCTCGGCCTGCCCTTCCAGACCCCGCAAGCCCTCGCCGATACCCTCGAGCAGGTGCTCGGCATGGCCCCGGCACGCATCCGCCTCCACCGTTACAACCACCGCCCGGAGCGCCACCTGGCCCAGCGCGCCATTCATCGCGACTGGCTACCCGACGCGGCGACGCGGCGCCAGCTGCTGGCCGTGGCACGTGCCCACCTGGAGGCATCCGGCTACGTGCATATCGGCCTCGGCCTCTTCGCACGTCGCGACGACCGCCTGGCCCAGTCGCGGGCCAGCGGCACCCTGGGGCACGGCCCGTTGGGCTTCACCCAGGACACCGCAGGTGACCTCCTGGGGCTCGGCCTGGGCGCCACCAGCCGCATCGGTGAGCTCTGGGTTCGCAACACCGACACCCTGGCGAGCTACGAGGGGGCCCTGGATGCCAGCCGCCTGCCCACCGCACGCGGTATCCGCCTGACGCCCGACCAGCAGCATCACCGGGCGATCCTCGAAGCCCTGCTCTGCGGCCGTTCTGTCGACCCTGCCGTGCTGTCGACGGGCACCGACCTCGAAGCACTATGTAGCGAGGGGCTTGTCGATCTTGCTGCCGGCCGGGTGGCGCTGACCGCCGAGGGGCACTGGCGACTGCCCCGCATCCTCGAGGCACTCGCCCCCCCGCCTGGCCCCTGA
- a CDS encoding sulfite exporter TauE/SafE family protein: MDPTGLDLPPFAAAVVFGLLGGAHCIGMCGGIMSALSFAVPPSMRSSARLSGLLLGYNLGRITSYMVAGALAASLGTLLSLTAPARLILQGLAALMLILMALYIADWWKGLLGIETVGRRLWRHLEPFGRRLMPVVRIPQAVALGAVWGWLPCGLVYSMLAWSLAMADPLRGALLMGAFGLGTLPALLATGLAARQLAGLIRHRATRSIAALLIIAFALWQLWQLLPGGGAPLG, translated from the coding sequence ATGGATCCTACCGGGCTCGACCTGCCGCCCTTCGCCGCGGCCGTCGTCTTCGGCCTGCTGGGCGGTGCCCACTGCATCGGCATGTGCGGCGGCATCATGAGCGCGCTCTCCTTCGCCGTGCCCCCCAGCATGCGCTCATCCGCCCGTCTCTCCGGCCTGCTGCTGGGCTACAACCTGGGCCGCATCACCAGCTACATGGTGGCGGGCGCCCTGGCGGCGTCACTCGGCACCCTGCTCTCGCTGACCGCTCCCGCGCGCCTGATCCTGCAGGGGCTCGCCGCACTGATGCTGATCCTGATGGCCCTGTATATCGCCGACTGGTGGAAGGGGCTGCTCGGGATCGAAACCGTTGGACGGCGCCTGTGGCGCCACCTGGAGCCGTTCGGGCGCCGGCTGATGCCGGTGGTCAGGATTCCCCAGGCCGTGGCGCTGGGCGCGGTGTGGGGCTGGCTGCCCTGCGGGCTGGTCTACTCGATGCTGGCCTGGAGCCTGGCCATGGCCGACCCGCTGCGGGGCGCACTGCTGATGGGCGCCTTCGGCCTCGGCACCCTGCCGGCACTGCTGGCCACCGGGCTCGCCGCCCGCCAGCTGGCCGGCCTGATTCGCCACCGTGCCACCCGCAGCATCGCCGCGCTATTGATCATCGCCTTCGCTCTCTGGCAGCTGTGGCAACTGCTCCCGGGAGGCGGAGCGCCTCTCGGCTGA
- the ccoS gene encoding cbb3-type cytochrome oxidase assembly protein CcoS: MSILYLLIPLSLTLLGLAVWAFFWAVKHDQFEDLEGPAYRILFDDDANDRPSELPPTEDVDAPTPPDRRPDDEVR; the protein is encoded by the coding sequence GTGAGCATTCTCTACCTGCTGATTCCACTGTCTCTGACCCTGCTCGGCCTGGCCGTCTGGGCCTTTTTCTGGGCGGTGAAGCACGACCAGTTCGAGGACCTCGAGGGGCCGGCCTACCGTATCCTCTTCGACGACGACGCGAACGACCGCCCCTCCGAGCTGCCCCCCACCGAAGACGTCGACGCCCCGACGCCGCCGGACCGCCGTCCGGACGACGAGGTGCGCTGA
- a CDS encoding heavy metal translocating P-type ATPase has translation MTSDTSETSRDTPCYHCGNPVPARAPWSITLDDTRHPLCCPGCEAVAHAIVDGGLASYYRFRTELPERPDDRDAARAETWAVFDDPGLQCQFVHPEGDDSGRVHATLAVDGITCAACAWLIEHRLNGLEGIAASAVNLTHHRVRVSWDPSRVTLSRILAEMAAIGYQAQPWEPDEAQARLQREERMTVRRLIVAAVGMAQVMMFSIPIYVAGPGEISEDFLALFHWLSFALATPVVFFSALPFFRNALRDLRTRVLGMDVPVSIAIGGAYLASGYAVISGMGEVYFDSVAMFTFFLLFGRYVEARARRRSGHTGNALAGALPPSAIRLTDAGEERILPAGELSAGDRVLVKPGHTVPADGVIEEGESSLDESMLTGEYLPVIRRVGDTVTGGSHNIESPLVVRVTHAGRDARVSGIVDLTDRAFESRPRLAQMAARMAHLFVLRLLFVALGVAIVWWFIDPSRVLWVTLSVLVVTCPCALALATPTALTAGHGQLRRRGVLVTRADAIEALSQVDRVILDKTGTLTTGRMSLVETRPLGGLDAASARALAAALEARSEHPIARAFHPYRDIDRRAEQITNRPGKGLEGRLDGRAWRLGRADFAAPEASQEPPGEGQWLLLAEAGEPRCWFRLQDQVREDAAETVAMLQALGLAVELLSGDTPEAAEGLARRLGITTWEGGASPERKLARIRERQAGGEKVAMVGDGINDVPVLAGADVAIAMNGATDLARTSADAILLSPRLSRIAEAVELCRATRRVMRQNMLWSVIYNASAMPLAAIGIVPPWLAAIGMSASSLVVVGNALRLNRFHSRLADTPAPAAPAGAPSEVSP, from the coding sequence ATGACGAGCGATACCTCCGAGACCTCCCGCGACACGCCCTGCTATCACTGCGGCAACCCGGTGCCCGCCAGGGCACCCTGGTCGATCACCCTGGACGACACCCGCCATCCGCTGTGCTGTCCCGGCTGCGAGGCGGTGGCCCACGCCATCGTGGATGGCGGGCTGGCCAGCTACTACCGCTTCCGCACCGAGCTGCCGGAGCGCCCCGATGATCGCGACGCCGCCCGGGCCGAGACCTGGGCGGTATTCGACGATCCCGGGCTGCAGTGCCAGTTCGTGCATCCCGAGGGGGACGACAGCGGCCGCGTCCACGCCACCCTGGCGGTGGACGGCATCACCTGTGCCGCTTGCGCCTGGCTGATCGAGCACCGGCTCAATGGCCTCGAGGGCATCGCCGCAAGCGCGGTCAACCTCACCCACCACAGGGTACGCGTCAGCTGGGACCCGAGCCGGGTCACGCTGTCGCGGATCCTCGCCGAGATGGCTGCCATCGGCTACCAGGCTCAGCCCTGGGAGCCCGACGAGGCCCAGGCGCGACTGCAGCGCGAGGAGCGCATGACCGTGCGCCGCCTGATCGTCGCCGCGGTGGGCATGGCCCAGGTGATGATGTTCTCGATTCCCATCTACGTGGCCGGCCCCGGGGAGATCAGCGAGGACTTCCTCGCCCTGTTCCACTGGCTCTCCTTCGCCCTGGCCACCCCGGTGGTGTTCTTCTCCGCGTTGCCGTTCTTCCGCAACGCGCTGCGCGACCTGCGCACCCGGGTGCTGGGCATGGACGTGCCGGTCTCCATCGCCATCGGCGGCGCCTATCTGGCCAGCGGCTATGCGGTGATCAGCGGTATGGGAGAGGTCTACTTCGACTCGGTGGCGATGTTCACCTTCTTCCTGCTCTTCGGGCGCTATGTGGAGGCCCGCGCCCGGCGCCGCAGCGGCCATACCGGCAACGCCCTGGCCGGCGCCCTGCCCCCCTCGGCGATCCGCCTGACCGACGCGGGCGAGGAGAGAATCCTGCCCGCCGGCGAGCTCTCCGCCGGCGACCGGGTACTGGTCAAGCCCGGCCACACCGTGCCCGCCGACGGCGTGATCGAGGAGGGCGAATCGAGCCTCGACGAGTCGATGCTCACCGGCGAGTACCTGCCCGTGATCCGCCGCGTCGGCGACACCGTCACCGGCGGCAGCCACAACATCGAGAGTCCACTGGTGGTGCGCGTGACGCATGCCGGCCGCGACGCCCGGGTCTCCGGCATCGTCGACCTCACCGACCGCGCCTTCGAAAGCCGCCCGCGCCTGGCCCAGATGGCCGCGCGCATGGCCCACCTGTTCGTGCTGCGGCTGCTGTTCGTGGCCCTGGGTGTGGCCATCGTCTGGTGGTTCATCGACCCGTCACGCGTGCTGTGGGTCACCCTCTCGGTACTGGTGGTGACCTGCCCCTGCGCCCTGGCCCTGGCGACACCCACCGCGCTCACCGCCGGCCATGGCCAGCTGCGCCGACGCGGGGTACTAGTCACCCGCGCCGATGCCATCGAGGCCCTCTCCCAGGTCGACCGGGTGATCCTCGACAAGACCGGCACCCTGACCACCGGCCGCATGAGCCTGGTGGAGACGCGTCCGCTGGGCGGGCTCGATGCGGCCTCGGCCCGCGCCCTGGCCGCCGCCCTGGAGGCACGCTCCGAACACCCCATCGCGCGCGCCTTCCACCCCTACCGCGATATCGACCGGCGCGCCGAGCAGATCACCAATCGCCCGGGCAAGGGTCTCGAGGGGCGGCTGGACGGTCGCGCCTGGCGACTGGGCCGCGCGGACTTCGCCGCCCCCGAGGCCTCCCAGGAGCCCCCCGGGGAGGGCCAGTGGCTGCTGCTCGCCGAGGCGGGCGAGCCGCGCTGCTGGTTTCGCCTCCAGGACCAGGTGCGCGAGGATGCCGCCGAGACGGTGGCCATGCTGCAGGCACTGGGCCTGGCCGTGGAACTGCTCTCCGGCGACACCCCCGAGGCCGCCGAGGGCCTGGCCCGGCGGCTGGGCATCACGACCTGGGAGGGCGGCGCCAGCCCGGAGCGCAAGCTTGCGCGCATCCGCGAGCGCCAGGCCGGCGGCGAGAAGGTCGCCATGGTCGGCGACGGCATCAACGACGTGCCGGTCCTGGCCGGGGCCGACGTGGCCATCGCCATGAATGGCGCCACCGACCTGGCCCGCACCAGCGCCGACGCCATCCTGCTCAGCCCACGCCTCTCACGCATCGCCGAGGCGGTGGAACTGTGCCGCGCCACCCGTCGGGTGATGCGCCAGAACATGCTATGGTCGGTGATCTACAACGCCTCGGCCATGCCACTCGCCGCCATCGGCATCGTGCCGCCCTGGCTGGCCGCCATCGGCATGTCGGCCAGCTCCCTGGTGGTGGTCGGCAACGCCCTGCGCCTCAACCGCTTCCACAGCCGTCTCGCCGACACGCCAGCGCCAGCGGCACCGGCCGGCGCGCCCTCGGAGGTGAGTCCGTGA
- a CDS encoding FixH family protein has product MSDDIKPWYKQFWPWFLIGLLLSSITFSLVYLALSIRFYDGSVGGDYYERGLAINEQLAKQEHALELGLAARLRVDNRTGDVVVDLSGPRQPQRLHLALIFPTDSDFDRELTLEHVREGRYVTTLDEPLRHRWYLQLQPEAGEGAEWRLTGEASFPSDNEATLEPGL; this is encoded by the coding sequence ATGAGCGACGACATCAAGCCCTGGTACAAGCAGTTCTGGCCCTGGTTCCTGATCGGACTGCTGCTCTCATCGATCACCTTCAGCCTGGTCTACCTGGCGCTATCGATCCGCTTCTACGATGGCTCGGTGGGGGGCGACTACTACGAGCGCGGCCTGGCCATCAACGAGCAGTTGGCCAAGCAGGAGCACGCCCTGGAGCTGGGGCTCGCGGCCCGCCTGCGGGTCGACAACCGCACCGGGGACGTGGTCGTCGACCTGTCCGGCCCGCGCCAGCCACAACGGTTGCACCTGGCACTGATCTTCCCCACCGACAGCGACTTCGACCGCGAGCTGACCCTCGAGCACGTGCGCGAGGGGCGCTACGTCACCACCCTGGATGAGCCCCTGCGCCACCGCTGGTACCTGCAACTGCAGCCCGAGGCCGGGGAGGGAGCCGAGTGGCGGCTGACCGGCGAGGCGAGCTTTCCCAGCGACAACGAGGCAACCCTGGAACCGGGCCTCTAG